The proteins below come from a single Pseudarthrobacter sp. SSS035 genomic window:
- a CDS encoding tyrosine-type recombinase/integrase has protein sequence MRHPEHALLIQRVLAIPPKRFDKRIVTFLTPPEIDAIVAAPDQSRWEGRRDRAMMLLAIQTGLRVSELTGLNCADVTLGTGANVRCEGKGRKQRAVPLTTPVEGLLRSWLAERAGQPHEPLFPTRTGRRLSRDAVALRVSTHAATAARTCPSLSGKKIHPHVFRHSCAMTLLQAGVDTSVIALWLGHAGVRSTDAYVHADITIKEKALALTTPASANPGRYHPTDKILAFLESL, from the coding sequence TTGCGTCATCCCGAGCACGCGCTGCTGATCCAGCGCGTGCTCGCCATCCCGCCGAAGCGGTTCGACAAGCGCATCGTAACGTTCCTGACCCCGCCCGAGATCGACGCCATCGTCGCAGCCCCTGACCAATCCAGGTGGGAGGGCCGGCGAGACAGGGCCATGATGCTCCTGGCCATCCAGACCGGACTACGGGTTTCCGAGCTCACGGGCCTGAACTGCGCCGATGTCACCCTGGGCACCGGCGCGAACGTCCGCTGCGAAGGCAAAGGACGCAAACAACGCGCCGTTCCACTCACCACTCCCGTTGAGGGACTGCTGCGTTCCTGGCTGGCAGAACGAGCCGGACAACCACACGAGCCATTGTTCCCGACCCGGACCGGACGGCGGCTCTCCCGCGACGCCGTCGCGCTGCGCGTCAGCACCCACGCAGCGACCGCGGCCCGAACATGCCCATCGCTATCGGGCAAGAAAATCCACCCCCACGTGTTCCGTCACAGCTGCGCGATGACCCTGCTTCAAGCCGGGGTCGACACCTCAGTGATCGCCCTCTGGCTCGGCCACGCCGGAGTCCGGTCCACCGACGCCTACGTCCATGCCGACATCACCATCAAGGAGAAAGCCCTAGCCCTGACCACACCCGCATCCGCGAACCCTGGCCGATACCACCCAACAGACAAGATCCTCGCGTTCCTCGAGAGCCTGTAA
- a CDS encoding tyrosine-type recombinase/integrase has translation MELRDLDWRSGELMVRGKARRQDRLPLPSEVGEALVAYLSSGRNPVEAVHVFLTCRAPRGPIRAELVGDVVERACKRAGLPNVGAHGLRRALAGELLRRGAGLVAISQDLRHQDLATTALYAKVDLVVLRQVAQPWPGLGR, from the coding sequence ATGGAATTGCGTGACCTGGACTGGCGGTCCGGGGAACTCATGGTCCGGGGCAAGGCGCGTCGGCAAGACCGGTTGCCGCTACCGTCTGAGGTCGGCGAAGCGCTGGTCGCCTATCTGTCCTCTGGCCGAAATCCTGTAGAGGCCGTGCATGTTTTCCTGACCTGCCGGGCTCCGCGCGGACCGATCCGCGCCGAGCTGGTCGGCGACGTTGTCGAGCGGGCCTGCAAACGTGCGGGCCTGCCCAATGTCGGAGCGCACGGGCTGAGGCGTGCCCTGGCCGGCGAACTACTCCGCAGGGGCGCGGGCCTGGTGGCGATCAGCCAGGACTTGCGCCATCAGGATCTGGCCACTACCGCCCTCTATGCGAAAGTTGATCTGGTCGTGCTGCGCCAGGTTGCCCAGCCGTGGCCGGGGCTCGGGCGGTGA
- a CDS encoding transposase — MADVEEWAEGLEEIGDLIGPRFVRSEPRRNAVGYVRGLLSDEERKNSWTLSERAGHGTPDGMQRLLSTTDWDPDAVRDDLFTYVNRHLGDPDGILIIDLCRARDYAEGIPAASESGQWRFGFLEDVNHAVSA, encoded by the coding sequence GTGGCGGACGTAGAAGAGTGGGCCGAAGGTCTGGAAGAAATCGGCGATCTTATTGGGCCACGGTTTGTCCGGTCCGAACCACGGCGGAATGCTGTTGGGTATGTGCGCGGGCTGCTTTCGGATGAGGAACGCAAGAATTCCTGGACCCTGTCTGAACGCGCCGGGCACGGCACCCCGGATGGCATGCAGCGCCTGCTCTCGACTACCGACTGGGACCCGGATGCTGTGCGGGATGACCTGTTCACCTACGTCAACCGCCACTTGGGCGATCCCGACGGGATCCTGATCATCGACCTATGCCGAGCCCGCGACTATGCCGAGGGTATCCCGGCAGCCAGCGAGAGCGGACAGTGGCGCTTTGGCTTCCTCGAAGACGTGAACCACGCCGTATCGGCATAG
- a CDS encoding ATP-binding protein — MENPFRPTAGATPPDLVGRGGVLDEFAYGLRLGSGAPGLLTIFTGARGIGKTVMLGAAEDLAIASGWAVVSETATGGFLGRIGEAMRRLTNELGDGPTGRRVTALSVAGFAVTTQLAPEEQVDWRVRGAQLLRLLAQRGTGLVITVDEIHAADRRELSQLAADVQHFIRDGLPIGLIFAGLPAAVSDLLNEGVATFLRRADRIDLHAASIVEVERSFTETFEGAGKTLSPELARSAAEGTGGYPFLIQLVGYYLWQEAESGLGILDAAAADRAVAAARRRNERVVIEAALSTTSGRDRDFLQAMAEDSAPSSTTDIGKRTGMRPNAVGNYRTRLLDAGLIEPAGHGLVDFAIPGLREYLTSRPAQQ, encoded by the coding sequence ATGGAAAACCCGTTTCGCCCGACAGCAGGGGCGACGCCGCCCGATCTGGTCGGCCGCGGGGGAGTGCTGGACGAGTTCGCATACGGCTTACGTCTGGGTTCGGGTGCCCCGGGTCTTTTGACCATTTTCACGGGAGCCCGGGGTATCGGCAAGACCGTCATGCTGGGCGCCGCCGAAGATCTCGCCATAGCAAGCGGCTGGGCGGTAGTTTCCGAGACAGCTACCGGAGGATTCCTGGGCCGCATTGGTGAAGCGATGCGACGGCTGACTAATGAACTGGGCGACGGACCCACCGGCCGGCGGGTCACCGCTTTGTCAGTTGCAGGCTTCGCCGTTACGACCCAGCTCGCTCCTGAAGAACAGGTTGACTGGCGTGTCCGTGGGGCGCAGCTTCTCCGGCTGTTGGCACAGCGCGGCACTGGCCTGGTCATCACTGTTGACGAGATCCACGCCGCTGATCGCAGGGAATTGTCCCAACTCGCGGCCGACGTGCAGCACTTCATCCGAGATGGGCTGCCCATCGGACTCATCTTTGCCGGATTGCCGGCCGCAGTCTCCGATCTGCTGAATGAAGGGGTCGCCACGTTCTTGCGAAGAGCAGACCGGATCGACCTCCACGCAGCTTCAATCGTTGAAGTCGAACGCTCCTTCACCGAAACATTTGAAGGGGCAGGTAAGACTCTCAGCCCCGAACTGGCCAGGAGCGCGGCCGAAGGCACCGGCGGATACCCTTTCCTGATTCAACTGGTCGGCTACTATCTCTGGCAGGAAGCGGAGAGCGGCCTTGGAATCCTGGATGCCGCAGCAGCGGACCGGGCGGTCGCGGCTGCCCGCCGCCGAAACGAACGCGTGGTCATCGAAGCTGCACTCTCAACAACATCCGGGAGAGATCGAGACTTCCTCCAGGCCATGGCCGAAGACTCGGCTCCTTCGTCCACCACGGACATCGGCAAAAGGACCGGAATGCGGCCCAACGCTGTGGGAAACTACCGAACCCGACTCCTGGACGCCGGGCTCATAGAACCTGCAGGCCACGGACTTGTGGACTTCGCAATCCCAGGACTACGCGAATATCTGACATCGCGCCCTGCACAGCAGTAG
- a CDS encoding DUF4193 domain-containing protein, with amino-acid sequence MATDYDEVRSDVKESQDRSLEALHSANAPDARSVVTELDEADALDEGLTPGGEIVAEELIVQVIPQAADEFTCYSCFLVRHRSQLAREANGHSYCIECEG; translated from the coding sequence GTGGCAACCGATTACGACGAAGTCCGTTCCGATGTTAAGGAATCCCAGGACCGCTCCCTGGAGGCATTGCACTCAGCGAATGCCCCGGATGCCCGCAGCGTCGTCACCGAACTCGACGAAGCGGATGCCCTCGATGAGGGCCTGACTCCTGGGGGAGAGATCGTCGCTGAGGAGCTCATCGTTCAGGTCATCCCTCAGGCCGCGGACGAGTTCACCTGCTACTCCTGTTTCCTCGTCCGGCACCGGTCTCAACTCGCACGCGAAGCCAACGGCCACTCATACTGCATCGAGTGCGAAGGCTAA
- the mobF gene encoding MobF family relaxase: MMTVHKLSAGDGYTYYTREVASGDELRTKDRALGDYYTVDGNPPGLWGGGGAALLGVTGAVSEAQMAALFGEGLHPDAAAKLAADPSAKVALGQRYRKHTQKDNELQARINTATGDFRRMNHREPDADARRLIRTKEGAQYFRELNGRNPGDKEELGKFITAQTKPGSQTVAGYDLVFAPAKSVSLLWAVGGEDARKQIEAAHHEAIEETMAFLEKEATFTRRGRNGVRQEDVEGGLVYTTFRHYDSRNGDPQLHDHVVVSNKVMGVDGKWSSLDGRLLYQFNVAASEHYNRTVMEKVCTRLGVGVTERKVSGDRPVIEIAGVNLAAIEAGSSRSGDIKPVLDKLVQQFTEDHGYAPDTKQMIALAQRATLDTRPEKKAARRLSDLVNEWTEEFSQVPGMVVGPAAVAKAQAHRHDARDAAEREGKPLVTHADEVDPATEAAGVIRALERSRGVWGEHHIDAETRRRLGSKFGELPIPKDLIEQVKARAIDQFSLRITAINPASEIEGLRLRNGASRYGKVHSTLYTSSGVLHSEDRLLTAAQRTVIPAATRDAFELALATQDKEFDAGQLRMAAEFACSDKLLVVGVGPAGAGKTTALKLAADTVREAGGKVIGLAPTAAAAAVMGKELGANATTIDSFVLGYKNQNPNRVALTPGDVIFLDEAGMVGTELFAAVVTIAEQHGAVVRALGDDNQLSAVGSGGALRYLKNTVGAVHLEDLHRFRNADGTPNNAEAAATLALREPPAVGEDDPWAFYRENRRVVGGDAETMTSHVYTAWEKDTAAGKHSVMMAFDNATVTELNARAQAYRLGTGTLADGPAATLRDGLAARAGDVIVTRQNNRRLSLNRGKDFVKNNDVWTVAEVHADGSLTARHQGHAGTITLPARYVRENTMLGYAATIHRTQGLTCDTTHALIGSGLSRSLAYVAASRGRESNNLYGVVQDGETLTDVLRSVAGNHDGNLTAHEQIDAARAAARALPDMVNVYKDIDDQANELRMANTARSILGEGAAEPFIASDAWGAIATHLRKAENEGFNVANLLTDAARDPFEESQDAGAVLAWRVEDKLDYWRTRAEAPVRRPLEAVTDEALERLQRRATGELVRARANTAENPGAPAPDRRDLARTWLAETKETPWQSRLHGHVTDDDLDARITRAKEQLRTDVTINDGPSAAKARWLAGSLQKEKALRELMPEPVRADEAYERGAVTNYSRDENAPRVQAADQILRRIEAEQALRRRLPEPVATTPAPDGLPAWMAPADVITHKDTPALWRKELEGRREAMAQEVNRLGSQLAAAPPAWAEALGPVPSDTQKQQQWRDLAVEVKTFRDTYRIPETETRVLSAEYTEKGTGSELAVRVTAMHKYSAQTAKEPLSADDAKLMAEAADVQATVATEPTPAERVVDALREERSQDVTLTPEQERAEHVAGTARKVRENLDSHPGAPAPEQAPEAVTEALKEIAARREEERSTGETAGGEAKSSWAERLAAAQQKQPATSNDFAEKLARIRKAQEDQAAEEAKRKAARRGPTAGPEQGRRGPTL, translated from the coding sequence ATGATGACCGTGCACAAGCTCAGTGCCGGCGACGGATACACGTACTACACACGTGAAGTCGCCAGTGGTGATGAGCTGCGCACGAAGGACCGTGCACTGGGGGATTACTACACCGTGGACGGCAACCCGCCAGGCCTTTGGGGCGGCGGCGGTGCCGCACTCCTGGGCGTTACCGGTGCGGTCTCAGAGGCGCAGATGGCGGCCCTGTTCGGTGAGGGCCTGCACCCGGACGCCGCTGCGAAACTGGCCGCTGACCCGTCCGCGAAGGTCGCTTTGGGCCAGCGATACCGCAAGCACACGCAGAAGGACAACGAGCTCCAGGCGCGTATCAACACCGCCACCGGTGACTTCCGGCGCATGAATCACCGCGAGCCTGACGCCGATGCGAGGCGTCTGATCCGGACCAAGGAAGGCGCCCAATACTTCCGCGAACTCAACGGCCGGAACCCTGGCGACAAGGAAGAACTGGGTAAGTTCATCACCGCCCAGACCAAACCAGGCTCCCAGACCGTCGCAGGCTATGACCTCGTGTTCGCACCGGCCAAGTCCGTGTCCCTCCTGTGGGCTGTCGGCGGCGAGGACGCCCGCAAGCAGATCGAAGCCGCGCACCACGAGGCCATCGAAGAGACGATGGCTTTCCTCGAAAAGGAAGCGACGTTCACCCGGCGAGGCCGCAACGGCGTCCGCCAGGAAGACGTCGAAGGCGGACTCGTCTACACAACATTCCGGCATTACGACTCCCGCAACGGTGACCCGCAGCTGCACGATCACGTGGTGGTTTCGAACAAGGTCATGGGCGTTGATGGCAAGTGGTCAAGCCTCGACGGGCGCCTGTTGTACCAGTTCAACGTCGCCGCGTCCGAGCATTACAACCGGACCGTCATGGAGAAGGTCTGCACCCGCCTGGGCGTCGGAGTGACCGAACGCAAAGTCTCCGGGGACCGGCCCGTGATCGAGATCGCCGGGGTGAACCTCGCCGCCATTGAAGCGGGTTCCTCCCGCTCAGGGGATATCAAACCGGTGCTGGATAAGCTGGTGCAGCAGTTCACCGAGGACCACGGCTACGCCCCCGACACCAAGCAGATGATCGCCCTTGCGCAGCGTGCGACCCTCGACACGAGGCCCGAGAAGAAGGCCGCACGCAGGCTCTCTGACCTGGTGAACGAGTGGACCGAAGAGTTCTCCCAGGTCCCCGGCATGGTCGTTGGCCCTGCCGCTGTGGCCAAGGCCCAGGCGCACCGGCACGACGCCCGCGACGCCGCCGAGCGCGAGGGCAAACCGTTGGTGACGCACGCTGACGAGGTGGACCCGGCCACCGAAGCCGCCGGTGTCATCCGCGCCCTGGAGCGCAGCCGCGGCGTGTGGGGAGAACACCACATCGACGCCGAAACCCGCCGGCGGCTGGGGTCCAAGTTCGGTGAACTGCCCATCCCCAAAGACCTCATCGAACAGGTCAAGGCCCGCGCCATTGACCAGTTCTCACTCCGTATTACCGCGATTAACCCGGCCTCCGAGATTGAGGGTCTGCGGCTGCGGAATGGTGCCAGCCGGTACGGCAAAGTCCACTCCACCCTCTACACCTCCTCCGGTGTCCTGCATAGTGAAGACCGGCTCCTGACAGCAGCCCAGCGCACCGTTATCCCCGCCGCAACACGGGACGCCTTTGAGCTTGCCCTGGCAACTCAGGACAAAGAATTTGATGCCGGGCAGCTGCGCATGGCCGCGGAGTTCGCGTGCAGTGACAAGCTACTGGTGGTCGGTGTCGGCCCCGCCGGTGCCGGCAAAACTACGGCCTTGAAGCTCGCCGCTGACACGGTGAGGGAGGCCGGCGGCAAGGTGATCGGCCTTGCCCCTACTGCCGCTGCAGCAGCAGTCATGGGCAAGGAGCTGGGGGCCAACGCCACCACGATTGACTCCTTTGTTCTCGGCTACAAGAACCAGAACCCCAACAGAGTTGCCCTGACCCCTGGGGACGTGATCTTCCTCGATGAAGCCGGCATGGTCGGCACGGAGTTGTTCGCCGCCGTCGTTACCATCGCCGAACAGCACGGCGCTGTTGTCCGCGCCCTGGGGGATGACAACCAGCTCTCCGCCGTTGGTTCCGGCGGGGCTCTGCGGTACTTGAAGAACACCGTTGGCGCGGTGCACCTGGAGGACCTGCACCGTTTCCGGAACGCTGACGGCACCCCCAACAACGCCGAGGCCGCCGCCACGTTAGCGCTGCGCGAACCGCCGGCTGTTGGTGAGGATGACCCGTGGGCCTTCTACCGGGAGAACCGCCGCGTGGTTGGCGGGGATGCCGAAACGATGACCTCCCACGTCTACACGGCATGGGAGAAGGACACCGCCGCCGGTAAGCATTCGGTGATGATGGCGTTCGATAACGCCACGGTCACCGAGCTGAACGCCCGCGCCCAGGCCTACCGGTTGGGTACGGGGACGCTGGCCGACGGCCCGGCCGCGACACTGCGGGACGGGCTCGCCGCCAGGGCCGGAGACGTCATCGTCACCCGACAGAACAACCGCCGGCTGTCCCTGAACCGGGGCAAAGACTTCGTGAAGAACAACGACGTCTGGACCGTGGCCGAAGTCCACGCGGACGGGTCCCTGACCGCCAGGCACCAGGGTCACGCCGGGACGATCACCCTGCCCGCACGGTATGTGCGGGAGAACACGATGCTCGGCTACGCCGCCACCATCCACCGCACCCAGGGCCTGACCTGCGACACCACGCACGCCCTGATCGGATCCGGCCTTTCCCGTTCGCTGGCCTATGTCGCGGCGTCCCGTGGGCGGGAGTCCAACAACCTTTACGGTGTGGTCCAGGACGGCGAAACCCTCACCGACGTGCTGCGTTCCGTGGCGGGGAACCACGACGGGAACCTCACCGCACACGAACAGATCGACGCCGCCCGCGCAGCCGCCCGGGCACTGCCCGACATGGTCAACGTCTACAAAGACATAGACGACCAGGCCAACGAGCTCCGGATGGCCAACACCGCCCGCAGCATCCTTGGTGAAGGCGCTGCGGAGCCGTTCATTGCCTCGGACGCGTGGGGAGCGATCGCCACACACCTGCGCAAGGCCGAGAACGAAGGCTTCAATGTCGCCAACCTCCTGACTGACGCCGCACGGGATCCTTTCGAGGAATCCCAGGACGCCGGGGCCGTCCTGGCCTGGCGCGTGGAGGACAAACTGGACTACTGGCGCACCCGCGCCGAGGCGCCCGTGCGCCGGCCCCTGGAAGCAGTCACTGATGAAGCACTGGAACGTCTCCAGCGCCGCGCCACAGGTGAGCTGGTCCGCGCCCGGGCGAACACGGCCGAGAACCCCGGGGCCCCTGCACCGGACAGGCGTGACCTGGCCCGGACCTGGTTGGCCGAGACGAAGGAAACCCCCTGGCAGTCCCGGCTCCACGGCCACGTCACCGATGATGACCTTGACGCCCGGATCACCCGCGCCAAGGAACAGCTGCGCACTGACGTCACGATCAACGATGGCCCGTCTGCCGCCAAGGCCCGCTGGCTCGCCGGTTCCCTGCAAAAGGAGAAGGCCTTGCGTGAGCTGATGCCGGAGCCGGTCCGTGCAGATGAAGCCTACGAACGCGGTGCGGTCACCAACTACAGCCGCGATGAGAACGCCCCCCGCGTCCAGGCAGCCGATCAGATCCTTCGCCGGATCGAAGCGGAGCAGGCCCTCCGCCGGCGCCTGCCCGAGCCTGTGGCCACCACCCCGGCCCCGGATGGTCTGCCGGCATGGATGGCACCGGCCGACGTCATCACGCACAAGGACACCCCGGCCCTGTGGCGCAAGGAACTCGAAGGGCGCCGCGAGGCCATGGCCCAGGAAGTCAACCGCCTCGGATCCCAGCTCGCGGCCGCCCCGCCGGCCTGGGCCGAAGCCCTCGGGCCGGTCCCCTCAGACACGCAAAAGCAGCAGCAGTGGCGGGACCTGGCCGTGGAGGTCAAGACCTTCCGCGATACCTACCGGATCCCGGAAACCGAGACGAGAGTTCTGTCCGCCGAGTACACCGAAAAGGGAACCGGTTCCGAGCTGGCCGTACGCGTCACCGCCATGCACAAATACTCCGCCCAGACGGCCAAGGAACCGCTGTCGGCCGACGACGCAAAACTCATGGCCGAGGCAGCCGACGTCCAAGCCACGGTAGCCACAGAACCGACACCGGCAGAACGCGTCGTGGACGCACTGCGCGAGGAACGCTCGCAGGACGTCACCCTGACCCCGGAGCAGGAACGGGCTGAACACGTCGCCGGTACCGCGCGGAAGGTCCGCGAAAACCTGGACAGCCACCCGGGTGCACCGGCACCGGAACAGGCACCGGAAGCCGTCACCGAGGCACTGAAAGAGATCGCTGCACGCCGGGAGGAAGAGCGCTCCACCGGCGAGACGGCCGGCGGGGAAGCCAAGTCATCATGGGCCGAACGGCTGGCCGCCGCCCAACAGAAGCAGCCCGCCACCAGCAACGACTTCGCCGAAAAGCTGGCCCGAATCCGCAAGGCCCAGGAAGACCAGGCCGCGGAAGAAGCCAAACGGAAGGCGGCCCGCCGCGGACCCACCGCCGGCCCGGAACAGGGCCGCCGCGGCCCCACCCTGTAG
- a CDS encoding chemotaxis protein has protein sequence MFIIFFLAAFVAVALAGWIIYALTHPVQAGQGILIFLCKAAGVIALLSALGFWIGQGFTQAIPGFLFMAGFFLAANKLELRWRSW, from the coding sequence ATGTTCATCATCTTCTTCCTCGCAGCGTTCGTAGCTGTGGCCCTGGCGGGCTGGATCATCTACGCGCTCACCCACCCGGTCCAGGCCGGCCAAGGCATCCTGATCTTCCTGTGCAAAGCAGCCGGCGTGATCGCCCTGCTGTCCGCGCTTGGATTCTGGATCGGCCAGGGCTTCACCCAAGCCATTCCCGGATTCCTTTTCATGGCCGGCTTCTTTTTGGCAGCCAACAAGCTCGAGCTGCGCTGGCGCAGCTGGTGA
- a CDS encoding thermonuclease family protein, with protein MRNHARRPAQAGIAAACTAALLTGCTPYNNEVLTVPAQTLGPVACAPTGTSPKPSTIEAATAGPYRVESVVDGDTIRIECNGESTRVRLVGINTPETVKEDAPVECGGPEASASLHAILDAGEVFLSTDPAQGERDRYGRLLAYVWAMDGSLVNRTMIELGHAEATGYGKDYAYKEPFEAAAQTARAAGTARWACPR; from the coding sequence ATGAGAAACCACGCGCGACGCCCTGCCCAGGCAGGCATTGCTGCTGCCTGCACGGCCGCGCTGCTGACCGGCTGCACTCCGTACAACAACGAGGTACTGACAGTGCCGGCCCAAACGCTCGGGCCGGTGGCGTGCGCACCGACGGGAACGAGTCCAAAACCCTCAACCATCGAGGCCGCCACGGCCGGTCCTTACCGCGTGGAATCGGTCGTGGACGGGGACACGATCCGGATCGAATGCAACGGCGAATCAACCCGCGTCCGGCTCGTAGGGATCAACACCCCCGAGACAGTGAAGGAAGACGCGCCGGTGGAGTGCGGCGGCCCCGAGGCGTCCGCATCCCTGCACGCCATCCTTGATGCCGGCGAAGTGTTTCTCTCCACGGATCCGGCCCAGGGCGAGCGGGACCGGTACGGCCGGCTGCTGGCCTACGTCTGGGCGATGGACGGTTCCCTGGTGAACCGGACCATGATCGAGCTCGGCCACGCCGAAGCGACAGGCTACGGCAAGGACTACGCCTACAAAGAACCGTTCGAAGCTGCCGCCCAAACGGCGCGAGCCGCGGGGACGGCCCGCTGGGCCTGCCCCCGCTAG
- a CDS encoding tyrosine-type recombinase/integrase has protein sequence MVLAAVRSIGFSHALRSVQDEEDFEQELVDQFLLAQIGSGVTDQFVSTERSVIFEFARFLGQYLWTASPSDADRFLAHLRNERRQARSTRESKAGTLARFFDFLIARYQGDIHALTGYVVLQPIDEFNRPSSSTFVAARIPPSDMEIETLFTKWRDALPEARKYLPAARDYLAASLWRRAGLRINETLMLDIKDWRPDLGEHGKIHVRFGKGSRGRGAKPRLVPAINSVDSLLQWWLTDVRHQFGDDYLDPDAPLFPSERRDQHTGGCARVGDDALRAGLAGAVDRWLPAWRGRLSPHGLRHYCASSLYARGLDLKAVQELLGHEWLSTTTRYIHVHSDHIDHAWAVANERLAARLTGE, from the coding sequence ATGGTGCTTGCTGCCGTTCGTTCCATCGGGTTCAGTCATGCTTTGCGTTCCGTGCAGGACGAAGAGGACTTTGAACAAGAACTCGTCGATCAGTTCCTGCTTGCGCAGATCGGTTCGGGTGTCACTGACCAGTTCGTCAGCACGGAGCGTTCGGTGATCTTTGAGTTCGCGCGTTTCCTTGGCCAGTATCTGTGGACGGCCTCGCCCTCGGACGCTGACCGGTTTCTTGCCCATCTGCGTAACGAACGCCGGCAGGCGCGGTCCACGAGAGAGAGCAAGGCCGGCACCCTGGCCAGGTTCTTCGACTTCCTGATCGCCAGATACCAGGGCGACATCCATGCGCTCACCGGTTATGTGGTCCTGCAGCCGATCGACGAGTTCAACCGGCCCTCCAGTTCGACGTTCGTCGCCGCCCGGATCCCGCCCAGCGACATGGAAATTGAGACACTGTTCACCAAGTGGCGTGATGCTCTGCCCGAGGCCAGGAAATATCTGCCCGCCGCCCGCGATTACCTGGCGGCTTCGTTGTGGCGACGTGCCGGCCTGCGAATCAACGAGACCCTGATGCTCGACATTAAGGACTGGCGCCCCGACCTTGGGGAGCACGGCAAGATCCATGTGCGGTTCGGCAAGGGCAGCCGCGGCCGCGGCGCCAAACCCCGGCTGGTTCCGGCAATCAACTCCGTTGATTCGCTGCTGCAGTGGTGGCTGACGGACGTGCGCCATCAGTTTGGTGATGACTATCTGGATCCGGACGCGCCCCTGTTCCCGAGCGAGCGGCGCGACCAACATACCGGTGGCTGCGCCCGGGTCGGTGATGACGCACTCAGGGCCGGGCTGGCAGGAGCGGTCGATCGCTGGCTGCCGGCCTGGCGGGGACGGCTCAGCCCGCACGGACTGCGGCACTACTGTGCCTCGTCGCTCTATGCTCGGGGCCTGGACTTGAAGGCCGTCCAGGAGCTGCTCGGACACGAATGGCTCTCGACCACCACCCGTTATATCCACGTCCATTCGGACCACATCGACCATGCCTGGGCGGTCGCAAACGAACGCCTGGCTGCCCGGCTGACAGGAGAGTGA
- a CDS encoding helix-turn-helix transcriptional regulator, whose translation MRWNLRMVAAERGIWKSTELRRRLADAGLEISTGKMSGLWTGTPTTIRLEDLDVICAVLNCSPTELLICEPEKVADARPKLAEASSGGTVPTVVPRLGRNRSKPPV comes from the coding sequence ATGCGTTGGAACCTACGAATGGTCGCGGCGGAGCGCGGAATCTGGAAATCGACCGAGCTGCGTCGTCGGCTTGCCGACGCAGGACTGGAGATCAGCACCGGCAAGATGTCCGGGCTCTGGACCGGAACACCGACCACCATCCGCCTCGAAGACCTCGACGTCATCTGCGCCGTGCTGAACTGCTCCCCCACGGAACTGCTGATCTGCGAGCCAGAGAAGGTAGCCGATGCCCGGCCGAAACTGGCCGAGGCATCATCAGGTGGAACGGTCCCGACCGTGGTTCCCCGGCTCGGTCGCAACCGTTCCAAGCCGCCCGTATGA
- a CDS encoding glutaredoxin family protein produces MTSSPTDYTVYTKPECPNCDKTKAYFQSKGITYTAVDITENPAALEYITEELGYAQAPVVQNNADDQDHWSGLRRDKLVQASMNRQAA; encoded by the coding sequence ATGACTTCCTCACCCACCGATTACACGGTCTACACCAAGCCGGAATGCCCTAACTGTGACAAGACGAAGGCCTACTTCCAGTCCAAAGGCATCACCTACACGGCCGTGGATATCACCGAGAACCCCGCCGCCCTCGAATACATCACCGAAGAACTTGGCTACGCCCAGGCGCCCGTCGTGCAAAACAATGCCGATGACCAGGATCACTGGTCAGGGCTCCGCCGGGACAAGCTGGTCCAAGCATCCATGAACCGCCAGGCGGCGTGA